The segment TCACTCATTAAGTCCGGCTTTCCCAGGGCTTTATGGATAGTTTCAACAGGAAGACAGCCTACCAGCCGTTCTGCATTATTAAGAGCCAGGTCGGGATCGGGTGACTGGACCGCACTATTGATCATCTCCCCTTCCATACCCTTGAAAGCACCTTTTTCAAGAAGCAGTTTTATATTTTTTAAGCTTCTCTCCCTTTCCCTTAAGGAGAGTACCTGGAGAACCGAAGAAATTTCTTTTTCATCCTCAGCACCTATGGCAGTAATAAGTTTTTCTGCTAAATCTATTTTATCTTTCATAATCATTGTCTCTTATTTTTAGTAAGCCTGGGATTATAACATGAGGCTATTTGAAATTTATAGTAATTCTAATACCATCGTTCGAAAGATACAATGGGGGTGATTGGCGGACTTAGAAGATCAATAATTAATGAACTCACCTGAAAAGATATGTTATAAAGTTTGTATATTACAAGTAAAGAATCCACACCAGAGGACGTGGCTTTGCTTCAAGCCCTGAAAGGGCTTTTTATCACTTCCCGTTAAAACGTAGCCGAGTGAAGCAGTTGACTGAGGATGAAGGTCACAAACTGTCTGAGCGAAGCGAGTTTTTGTGACCGCCGAAGGCAAATGCGGAAGCGAGGGGAGTCCCGCCTTGGCGGGACCAAGTTTTTGGGCGGCCTTTCTTTTGCTTACTTTTCTTTGGCCGCCAAAGAAAAGTAAGAAGCCCTATGGCAAAACCTTTTAACTCTGACCCCGACCAGTGAACGGGATTTTCAAAGGTAAAATAAACCGAGGATACCGGCAAATATTGAAGGCTTTTTTCTATCGTACAGTTCCCTTTGTATTCATTCTTGCTTTTGTCGTTGCGACCATAAGCGCTAACATCGCTTCAACACCGACAATGGATGAATTTGCTCATCTTCCGGCAGGCTATGTTTACATCAAAAAGGGAGACTTCTCGCTCTATCATAAAAACCCCCCTCTCATAAAAATGATGAGCGCCCTGCCGCTTACGGTACTGTCACCGGAAATAGACTTTCAATGGAAGTGGGACCGAAAGAACGACTGGACGCCCTGGATTTTCGGAAAATACTTTATGGAAAATAACAGGGCTGCTTATGAAGATATTTTTTTCTGGGGAAGAATTCCCATCCTTCTTCTTTCCCTTCTGCTGGCCTATTTTGTTTACCGGTGGGCCCACCGGCTTTACGGAAAAAAATCGGCCCTGCTCGCCCTTTTTCTCTATCTTTTTTCACCTAATATTATCGCCCATTCAAGCCTTGCAACCATTGATATCGGCGCGTCCTTGTTCATACTTGTCTCCATGTATATTTTTCTGGCATTCCTTAAAGCGCCCAATCAAAAAAGGCTTCTCTTTTCGGGATTGGTCCTTGGCTTTGCCCAGCTTTCCAAGTTTACCGCCATCTTTCTCTTCATAATGTTTCCCCTTTGCGGAATGCTTTTTATGATATGGAAAAAGAAGTATGAAGAGAGTCCCTTTTTACTCCAATTGACGGAGAAGGTAAGGCTCTCAGGCTGGAAGGCCTTGTCTGTCTCTATCCTTCTTATTTATCTCCTTGGCCTTGCCGTTCTGAATGCAGGTTACGGCTTTGAAGGGAGCTTTAAACAACTTGGTGATTATCAATTTGAGAGCACTTTTTTTCAGAATCTTGG is part of the Deltaproteobacteria bacterium genome and harbors:
- a CDS encoding glycosyltransferase family 39 protein — protein: MKAFFYRTVPFVFILAFVVATISANIASTPTMDEFAHLPAGYVYIKKGDFSLYHKNPPLIKMMSALPLTVLSPEIDFQWKWDRKNDWTPWIFGKYFMENNRAAYEDIFFWGRIPILLLSLLLAYFVYRWAHRLYGKKSALLALFLYLFSPNIIAHSSLATIDIGASLFILVSMYIFLAFLKAPNQKRLLFSGLVLGFAQLSKFTAIFLFIMFPLCGMLFMIWKKKYEESPFLLQLTEKVRLSGWKALSVSILLIYLLGLAVLNAGYGFEGSFKQLGDYQFESTFFQNLGKSGLSFLPVPLPHEYLAGFDDQKNDVEFGEFPNFFMGKWSEKGWWYYLPFAFIVKTPLALSLFLLFLFFSYLFKKEQIKIDEIFLIIPILLLFFVFAFLSNLNTGIRYLLPLFPFLFILMSRILREESEEGQIKTAMIILLAGWYAYSSLSVFPHYLSHFNELVGGPKNGYKYLIDSNIDWGQDLKGLKKYMDQKGIKHIKLAYFGSVDPEIYGISYEIPKGYPERGIYAISANYLQGLPYPVIYGKRMIEFEKGYFSWLKHYQPVTNIGNSIFIFNL